Proteins from one Malaya genurostris strain Urasoe2022 chromosome 2, Malgen_1.1, whole genome shotgun sequence genomic window:
- the LOC131432385 gene encoding dehydrodolichyl diphosphate synthase complex subunit DHDDS — MSSDWVRESVLPWYHRAIIKVLQAGPIPQHVAFIMDGNRRFARKENIAKAEGHSKGFDKLSETLQWCLDIGIREVTVYAFSIENFKRSQEEVDTLMSLARDKFHKLAHERDKLQQRGIRIRVLGNLKLLPVDIQQAVNDAVVSTEKNDKAFLNVAFAYTSRDEMANSIRIVAEGISEGKLREDDIDANLLGSCMYSKECSEPDLLVRTSGEVRLSDFLLWQSSSTVIYFTKTLWPDFSIWHLFGAVFYYQRCHWQMEDIRKGLLERLERHDSVDDERNCEKQSRVKDFLRGLDRLYREEIAKCEHKALK; from the coding sequence ATGTCTTCGGATTGGGTGCGGGAGAGCGTTCTGCCCTGGTATCACCGTGCAATTATCAAGGTTCTACAAGCTGGACCGATTCCACAGCATGTTGCATTTATCATGGACGGAAATCGCCGTTTCGCTCGGAAGGAAAATATTGCCAAAGCCGAGGGCCATTCGAAGGGGTTCGATAAACTGTCCGAGACACTGCAATGGTGTCTTGATATTGGCATACGGGAGGTCACAGTTTATGCCTTCAGTATAGAAAATTTCAAACGCAGTCAAGAGGAAGTTGATACTCTAATGAGCTTAGCTAGGGACAAATTTCATAAGCTAGCTCATGAAAGGGACAAACTTCAGCAGCGTGGTATACGAATTCGGGTGCTTGGGAATTTGAAGCTACTACCGGTGGATATTCAACAGGCTGTTAACGATGCTGTTGTATCGACCGAAAAGAACGACAAGGCATTCCTAAACGTAGCATTTGCGTACACCTCACGGGATGAAATGGCAAATTCTATTCGAATCGTAGCGGAAGGTATTTCCGAAGGTAAACTTCGGGAGGATGATATCGATGCGAATCTACTCGGCAGTTGTATGTACAGCAAGGAATGCTCAGAGCCGGATTTATTAGTACGAACCTCAGGTGAAGTGCGTCTCAGCGATTTCCTGCTGTGGCAATCTAGTTCCACGGTTATCTACTTCACCAAAACTCTTTGGCCGGATTTCAGCATCTGGCATCTTTTTGGAGCTGTTTTCTATTATCAACGATGTCATTGGCAAATGGAAGACATCAGAAAGGGCTTGCTAGAGCGACTCGAGCGGCACGATAGTGTTGATGACGAACGGAACTGTGAGAAACAATCGCGGGTGAAGGATTTTTTAAGAGGCTTGGATCGTTTGTATCGGGAAGAGATTGCTAAATGTGAACATaaggctttaaaataa